The proteins below are encoded in one region of Pseudomonas putida NBRC 14164:
- a CDS encoding MFS transporter, which produces MRNVWKPFQSLYFAALMMLIGSGLLSTYLALRLAADHVDSLWVGALMAANYFGLAVGGKVGHRLIGRVGHIRAYATCAGIVGAAVLGHGLTNWLPAWVGLRMIVGLGMMCQYMVIESWLNEQADVKHRGAVFSGYMIASYLGLVLGQLILVVHPELGPELLMLVAMCFALCLVPVAMTRRIHPAPLRPAPMEPKFFIKRVPQSLSTVLGSGLIVGSFYGLAPLYASSQGMATEQIGLFMGSCIFAGLLVQWPLGWLSDRYDRAVLIRSVAIGLALAAAPLAILPSVPLEMLFGIGFLISLLQFCLYPLAVAFSNDHVESERRVSLTAMLLVTYGVGACIGPLAAGVLMKVLGPQMLYAFFVFFALVLVWRIRPKAVTGLHQVQDAPLGHVAMPAAGSPLSAALDPRVDEQTVQDVMQAPVAAEDTEDEDKGAEQPAAEPEEVSKSV; this is translated from the coding sequence ATGCGAAATGTATGGAAGCCGTTTCAGTCGTTGTATTTCGCCGCGCTGATGATGTTGATCGGTTCGGGCCTGCTCAGTACCTACCTGGCCCTGCGCCTGGCGGCCGACCATGTCGACAGCCTGTGGGTGGGTGCGTTGATGGCGGCCAACTACTTTGGCCTGGCTGTCGGCGGCAAGGTCGGCCACCGGCTGATTGGCCGGGTCGGGCACATTCGCGCCTATGCCACTTGCGCCGGTATCGTCGGTGCGGCGGTGCTGGGGCATGGGCTGACCAATTGGCTACCGGCCTGGGTCGGGCTGCGGATGATCGTCGGCCTGGGCATGATGTGCCAGTACATGGTCATCGAGAGCTGGCTCAACGAGCAGGCCGATGTGAAACACCGCGGGGCGGTGTTCAGCGGCTACATGATCGCCTCGTACCTGGGGCTGGTGCTCGGCCAGTTGATCCTTGTGGTGCACCCTGAGCTTGGCCCGGAGCTGCTGATGCTGGTGGCGATGTGCTTTGCCCTGTGCCTGGTGCCGGTGGCAATGACCCGGCGGATTCACCCGGCGCCCTTGCGCCCGGCACCGATGGAGCCGAAGTTCTTCATCAAGCGCGTGCCGCAGTCGCTCAGTACTGTATTGGGCTCGGGGTTGATCGTCGGCTCGTTCTACGGCCTGGCGCCTTTGTACGCCTCAAGCCAGGGGATGGCGACCGAGCAGATCGGTCTGTTCATGGGTAGCTGTATTTTTGCCGGCCTGCTGGTGCAGTGGCCGCTGGGCTGGTTGTCTGACCGTTACGACCGGGCGGTGCTGATCCGTAGCGTGGCAATAGGGCTGGCGCTGGCGGCTGCGCCATTGGCGATACTGCCCAGTGTGCCGCTGGAGATGCTGTTCGGTATCGGCTTCCTGATTTCGTTGCTGCAGTTTTGCCTGTACCCGCTGGCGGTGGCGTTTTCCAACGACCACGTGGAAAGCGAGCGGCGGGTGTCGCTGACGGCCATGCTGCTGGTGACCTATGGCGTGGGCGCGTGTATCGGGCCATTGGCGGCGGGCGTGCTGATGAAAGTGCTGGGCCCGCAGATGCTCTATGCGTTCTTCGTGTTCTTCGCCCTGGTGCTGGTGTGGCGCATTCGGCCGAAAGCGGTTACCGGTCTGCACCAGGTGCAGGATGCACCACTGGGCCACGTGGCGATGCCGGCGGCAGGTTCGCCCTTGTCGGCAGCGCTGGACCCTCGGGTGGATGAGCAGACGGTGCAGGACGTGATGCAGGCGCCGGTGGCCGCGGAAGATACCGAGGATGAAGATAAAGGGGCTGAGCAACCAGCAGCTGAACCGGAGGAGGTCAGCAAGTCGGTGTAA
- a CDS encoding flagellar brake protein yields the protein MFNETEAPQPPKVLNTPLEIAANLRQLQESHDPLIITFHDRSQRFQSYVVHVDRESNTLALDEMIPRDGEKFIENGEHFRVEGFHDGVRIAWECNHALKISEVDGHRCYSGAMPQEMTYHQRRNAFRAALKLSQLVDIILDGTHLKGNGALRGKLLDISATGCKLRFEGDVESRLQLGQVYERFKAGNPLGLVDTMVELRHLHYEEHINTTFAGVRFHNLSGQAQRKIESFVYQLQREARRFDKDDY from the coding sequence GTGTTCAATGAAACCGAAGCCCCGCAACCGCCAAAGGTGCTGAACACCCCCTTGGAGATTGCGGCCAACTTGCGGCAACTGCAGGAAAGCCACGATCCCCTGATCATCACCTTCCATGACCGCAGCCAGCGCTTCCAAAGCTACGTGGTGCACGTGGACCGTGAAAGCAACACCCTGGCGCTGGACGAGATGATCCCGCGCGACGGTGAAAAATTCATCGAAAACGGCGAGCACTTCCGCGTTGAGGGCTTCCACGACGGCGTGCGCATCGCCTGGGAATGCAACCACGCGCTGAAGATCAGCGAAGTCGACGGCCACCGCTGCTACAGCGGCGCCATGCCGCAAGAGATGACCTACCACCAGCGCCGCAACGCCTTCCGCGCCGCGCTGAAGCTGTCGCAACTGGTCGACATCATCCTCGATGGCACCCACCTGAAGGGTAACGGCGCCCTGCGTGGCAAGCTGCTGGATATCTCGGCCACCGGCTGCAAGCTGCGGTTTGAAGGCGATGTAGAAAGCCGCCTGCAACTGGGCCAGGTGTACGAGCGCTTCAAGGCGGGTAACCCGCTGGGCCTGGTGGACACCATGGTCGAACTGCGTCACCTGCACTATGAAGAGCACATCAACACCACCTTCGCTGGCGTGCGCTTCCATAACCTGAGCGGGCAGGCACAGCGCAAGATCGAGAGTTTTGTGTACCAGCTGCAACGCGAGGCGCGGCGGTTCGACAAGGACGATTATTGA
- a CDS encoding flagella synthesis protein FlgN: protein MHDTTLLQLIEDDIAPMQELLDLLNKEAIALHGRDMPLLEQILARKQSLIILLEQHGQRRSQLLGSLGLSADRTGVQAVAAQSPHGEVMLQRLDMLSKLMDDCQQVNQTNGRIIQVQQHVTNNQIRILMGGDSPSLYDSRGSTSLLAKPRALSQV from the coding sequence ATGCACGACACCACCTTGCTGCAACTGATCGAAGATGACATTGCCCCGATGCAGGAACTGCTCGACCTTCTGAATAAAGAAGCGATCGCCCTGCATGGCCGCGACATGCCGCTGCTGGAACAGATTCTGGCGCGCAAGCAGTCGCTGATCATCTTGCTCGAGCAGCATGGCCAGCGCCGCAGCCAGTTGCTCGGCAGCCTGGGCCTGAGTGCCGATCGCACTGGCGTGCAAGCAGTGGCCGCCCAATCGCCCCATGGCGAGGTGATGCTGCAGCGGCTCGACATGCTGTCGAAACTGATGGACGACTGCCAGCAGGTCAACCAGACCAACGGCCGGATCATCCAGGTGCAGCAACACGTCACCAACAACCAGATCAGAATCCTCATGGGCGGCGACTCGCCGTCGCTTTACGACAGCCGCGGCAGCACCTCGCTGCTGGCCAAGCCACGGGCCCTCAGCCAAGTGTGA
- the flgM gene encoding flagellar biosynthesis anti-sigma factor FlgM: MVIDFSRLNNSPSVTGGVRGNTASGSAEKPAASQEAATSTSASGEAVHLSQEAQQLQKISDKLRDEPVVNSARVAQLKQAIADGSYQVDAGKIASKLLDFEAQR; encoded by the coding sequence ATGGTCATCGACTTCAGTCGTTTGAATAACTCTCCGTCCGTCACGGGCGGCGTGCGCGGCAATACCGCGTCCGGCAGCGCCGAAAAACCGGCCGCCAGCCAGGAAGCGGCCACCAGCACCAGCGCCAGCGGAGAAGCGGTACACCTCAGCCAAGAGGCACAGCAGTTGCAGAAGATCAGCGACAAGCTGCGCGACGAGCCAGTCGTCAACAGTGCCCGTGTGGCCCAGTTGAAACAGGCGATCGCCGACGGCAGCTATCAGGTCGATGCCGGCAAGATCGCCAGCAAACTGCTCGATTTCGAAGCCCAGCGCTGA
- the flgA gene encoding flagellar basal body P-ring formation chaperone FlgA — MHTKTTFFRRLTRLLTGSLATLCLLAPGVRTVADALTLPEQLIGVTQGFLEFTVEDYLATTQTPGRYEIQVNPLDPRLRMPLCSQQLDASLESPSLPLGRVTVRVRCDSAAPWTVFVPATVRLFRDVVVVTRPLKRDNTVGEGDVALRERDVGTLGQGFLTELDQAVGMKMLRPTVIDQVLTPQHLEQAEVVRKGDQVVIIARSGSLSVRMPGEALSKGGLSEQIRVRNLNSKRVVKARVTGPGQVEVSM, encoded by the coding sequence ATGCATACGAAAACGACATTTTTCCGACGATTGACGCGCCTGCTGACTGGCTCGCTGGCCACGCTGTGCCTGCTGGCGCCCGGCGTTCGCACGGTAGCGGACGCGCTTACCTTGCCTGAACAGCTTATCGGTGTCACCCAAGGGTTTCTTGAATTCACGGTAGAAGATTACCTGGCCACCACCCAGACCCCCGGCCGCTATGAAATCCAGGTGAACCCGCTGGACCCACGCCTGCGCATGCCATTGTGCAGCCAGCAGCTGGACGCCTCGCTGGAAAGCCCTTCCCTGCCACTTGGCCGGGTGACGGTACGGGTGCGCTGCGACAGTGCGGCCCCGTGGACGGTGTTTGTTCCGGCCACGGTACGGCTGTTCCGCGACGTGGTGGTGGTCACCCGCCCACTCAAGCGCGATAACACGGTGGGCGAAGGCGACGTGGCCCTGCGCGAGCGCGATGTCGGCACCCTTGGCCAGGGTTTTCTGACCGAACTGGACCAGGCGGTGGGCATGAAGATGCTGCGCCCCACGGTGATCGACCAGGTGCTCACCCCGCAGCATCTGGAGCAGGCCGAGGTGGTGCGCAAGGGCGACCAGGTGGTGATCATCGCCCGCAGCGGCAGCCTCAGCGTGCGCATGCCGGGCGAGGCCCTGAGCAAGGGCGGCCTGAGCGAACAGATACGGGTACGCAACCTGAATTCCAAACGGGTGGTCAAGGCCCGGGTTACTGGCCCGGGCCAGGTCGAGGTCAGTATGTAG
- a CDS encoding chemotaxis protein CheV yields MAGVMDSVNQRTQLVGQNRLELLLFRLNGEQLYGINVFKVREVLQCPALTLLPKAHPVVRGVANIRGATIPILDLSMATGLRPLQEETRNSFVIITEYNTKTQGFLVHSVERIVNMNWEEIHPPPKGTGRDHYLTAVTRVDNRMVEIIDVEKVLAEVSPSSESVSAGVIDAEVQDKAVLMRVLTVDDSSVARKQVSRCLQTVGVEVVALNDGRQALNYLRQLVDEGKKPEEEFLMMISDIEMPEMDGYTLTAEIRSDPRMQKLHICLHTSLSGVFNQAMVKKVGADDFLAKFKPDDLAQRVVDRIKAAH; encoded by the coding sequence ATGGCGGGTGTTATGGATTCGGTCAACCAGCGCACGCAGCTGGTGGGGCAGAATCGCCTGGAATTGCTGCTGTTCCGCCTCAATGGCGAACAGCTTTATGGCATCAACGTGTTCAAGGTCAGGGAAGTGCTGCAATGCCCTGCGCTGACCCTGCTGCCCAAGGCGCACCCTGTGGTGCGTGGCGTTGCCAACATCCGCGGGGCGACCATCCCGATCCTCGACTTGTCGATGGCCACCGGGTTGCGGCCGCTGCAGGAAGAAACACGCAACAGCTTCGTGATCATCACCGAGTACAACACCAAGACCCAGGGCTTCCTGGTGCACTCGGTGGAGCGCATCGTCAACATGAACTGGGAAGAGATCCATCCGCCACCCAAGGGCACCGGCCGTGACCACTACCTGACCGCAGTCACCCGGGTGGACAACCGCATGGTCGAAATCATCGACGTGGAGAAGGTGCTGGCCGAGGTTTCGCCGTCGTCCGAATCGGTGTCGGCCGGGGTGATCGATGCCGAGGTGCAGGACAAGGCCGTGCTGATGCGGGTGCTGACCGTCGATGATTCGTCGGTGGCGCGCAAACAGGTCAGCCGCTGCCTGCAGACCGTGGGGGTGGAAGTCGTGGCACTCAATGATGGCCGTCAGGCCCTGAACTACCTGCGTCAGCTGGTGGATGAGGGCAAAAAGCCGGAAGAAGAGTTCCTTATGATGATCTCGGACATTGAAATGCCGGAAATGGACGGCTATACGCTAACGGCTGAGATCCGCAGCGACCCGCGCATGCAAAAATTGCACATCTGCCTGCATACTTCGCTTTCCGGGGTGTTCAACCAGGCAATGGTCAAGAAGGTCGGCGCCGATGACTTCCTGGCCAAGTTCAAGCCGGACGACCTGGCCCAGCGGGTGGTCGACCGGATCAAGGCAGCGCATTGA
- the cheR gene encoding protein-glutamate O-methyltransferase CheR produces the protein MSTGNLDFEQFRVFLEKACGILLGENKQYLVSSRLNKLMEQQGIKSLGELVQRIQAQPRSGLREQVVDAMTTNETLWFRDTYPFEVLKNKVIPEFIRNNPGQRLRMWSAACSSGQEPYSISMAIDEFERSNLGQLKMGAQIVATDLSGTMLTNCKTGEYDSLAIARGLSQERLQRYFDPKGAGRWAVKPAIRSRVEFRSFNLLDSYASLGKFDIVFCRNVLIYFSAQVKRDILLRIHSTLKPGGYLFLGASEALNGLPDHYQMVQCSPGIIYQAK, from the coding sequence GTGTCTACGGGTAATTTGGATTTCGAACAGTTCCGGGTATTCCTGGAGAAAGCCTGTGGCATCCTGCTGGGCGAAAATAAGCAGTACCTGGTTTCCAGCCGTCTCAACAAGCTGATGGAACAACAGGGCATCAAGAGCCTGGGCGAGCTGGTGCAGCGCATCCAGGCCCAGCCGCGCAGTGGTTTGCGCGAGCAGGTGGTCGATGCCATGACCACCAACGAGACCCTGTGGTTTCGCGATACCTACCCGTTCGAAGTGCTGAAGAACAAGGTGATCCCCGAGTTCATCCGCAACAACCCCGGCCAGCGCCTGCGCATGTGGTCGGCGGCCTGTTCGTCGGGGCAGGAGCCGTATTCCATTTCGATGGCCATCGACGAGTTCGAGCGCAGCAACCTTGGCCAGTTGAAGATGGGGGCGCAGATCGTTGCCACCGACCTGTCCGGCACCATGCTCACCAACTGCAAGACCGGTGAGTACGACAGCCTGGCCATTGCCCGCGGCTTGTCCCAGGAACGCCTGCAACGCTACTTCGACCCCAAGGGGGCGGGGCGCTGGGCGGTCAAGCCGGCGATTCGCAGTCGCGTCGAGTTCCGCTCGTTCAACCTGCTTGACAGCTATGCCAGCCTGGGCAAGTTCGACATCGTGTTCTGCCGCAACGTGCTGATCTACTTCTCGGCACAGGTGAAGCGCGACATCCTGCTGCGCATTCACAGCACACTGAAACCTGGTGGCTACCTGTTCCTTGGCGCCTCGGAGGCGCTGAACGGGTTGCCGGACCATTACCAGATGGTCCAGTGCAGCCCGGGGATCATCTACCAGGCCAAGTAA
- the flgB gene encoding flagellar basal body rod protein FlgB — protein sequence MSISFDKALGIHEKAMGFRAQRAEVLANNIANADTPNYKARDMDFASVLAAESDKQQSGRFAMDRTNSRHIEAEGLAIAADDTLKYRTPLQPSIDQNTVDAQIEQSNYTENAIGFQASFTLLNSKFKGLVSALRGE from the coding sequence ATGAGCATCAGCTTCGACAAGGCGCTTGGTATTCACGAAAAGGCCATGGGCTTCCGCGCCCAGCGCGCCGAAGTGCTGGCCAACAACATCGCCAACGCCGACACGCCTAACTACAAAGCGCGTGACATGGACTTCGCCTCTGTGCTGGCCGCCGAAAGCGACAAGCAGCAGAGCGGCCGCTTCGCCATGGACCGCACCAATAGCCGCCACATCGAAGCCGAAGGCCTCGCCATCGCGGCCGACGATACCCTCAAGTACCGCACGCCGCTGCAGCCATCGATTGACCAGAACACCGTGGACGCGCAGATCGAGCAATCGAACTACACCGAAAACGCCATTGGCTTCCAGGCCAGCTTCACCTTGCTCAACAGCAAATTCAAGGGGCTGGTATCGGCCCTGCGGGGAGAATGA
- the flgC gene encoding flagellar basal body rod protein FlgC has product MSLSSVFNIAGSGMSAQNTRLNTVASNIANAETVSSSIDQTYRARHPVFATTFQDAQAGTSQSLFDDQGEAGQGVQVKGIVEDQSTLEARYEPNHPAANKDGYVYYPNVNVVEEMADMISASRAFQTNAELMNTAKSMMQKVLTLGQ; this is encoded by the coding sequence ATGTCCCTTTCCAGCGTCTTCAACATTGCCGGTAGCGGCATGAGCGCGCAGAACACGCGCCTGAACACCGTGGCTTCCAACATTGCCAACGCCGAAACCGTCTCGTCGAGCATTGATCAGACCTACCGCGCTCGCCACCCGGTGTTCGCCACCACCTTCCAGGATGCGCAGGCTGGCACCAGCCAGTCGCTGTTCGACGACCAGGGTGAAGCAGGGCAGGGCGTGCAGGTCAAAGGCATCGTCGAAGACCAGAGCACCCTGGAGGCTCGCTACGAGCCAAACCACCCGGCGGCGAACAAGGACGGCTACGTCTACTACCCGAACGTCAATGTGGTCGAGGAAATGGCTGACATGATCTCCGCCAGCCGTGCGTTCCAGACCAACGCCGAGCTGATGAACACGGCCAAGAGCATGATGCAGAAAGTCCTGACCCTGGGGCAGTGA
- the flgD gene encoding flagellar hook assembly protein FlgD: protein MTTTNSTSDVSSAYLTSLQKQTSKTDSSTGAAGSALGKDAFLQLLVTQMKNQNPLDPQENGEFVAQLAQFSSLESMQSLNDSVTYIAAGLQSSQALQASSLVGRNVIVQTDKAVVDTSKDMKGTVNLTSSSTATSVGIYDKDDKLVRTLDLGTQKAGKIDFTWDGLNDDGEAAPAGTYTFKATASIDGKATAMTTNLPASVTSVTMGTNGSEMTLNLAGLGSVALSKIQSIGI from the coding sequence ATGACCACTACCAATTCCACCTCTGACGTCAGCAGCGCGTACCTGACATCGCTGCAGAAGCAGACGTCGAAGACCGACAGCAGCACCGGTGCTGCCGGCAGCGCGCTGGGCAAAGATGCTTTCCTGCAGTTGCTGGTTACCCAGATGAAGAACCAGAACCCGCTCGATCCGCAGGAAAACGGCGAGTTCGTGGCGCAGCTGGCGCAGTTCAGCAGCCTTGAGAGCATGCAGTCGCTCAATGACTCGGTGACCTACATCGCGGCTGGGCTGCAATCCTCCCAGGCGCTGCAGGCTTCGTCGCTGGTCGGGCGCAATGTGATTGTCCAGACCGACAAGGCCGTGGTCGACACCAGCAAGGATATGAAAGGCACTGTCAACCTGACGTCGTCGAGCACCGCCACCTCGGTGGGCATCTACGACAAGGACGACAAGCTGGTGCGCACGCTCGACCTGGGTACTCAGAAAGCCGGCAAGATCGACTTTACCTGGGATGGCCTGAACGACGACGGCGAAGCAGCGCCAGCAGGTACCTACACCTTCAAGGCTACTGCCTCGATCGACGGCAAGGCCACGGCCATGACCACCAACCTGCCGGCCTCGGTCACCAGCGTGACCATGGGTACCAACGGTTCGGAGATGACACTCAACCTGGCCGGGTTGGGCAGTGTTGCGCTTTCCAAAATCCAAAGCATCGGCATCTAG
- the flgE gene encoding flagellar hook protein FlgE encodes MSFNIGLSGLYAANKALNVTGNNIANVATTGFKSSRAEFADQYSNSIRGTSAGKNVVGTGVKTAAVSQMFTPGNINGTGQALDMAIDGNGFFVMNDNGSKIYTRAGAFYSDKDGYVVSSSGANLQGYAVDANGKIIQGVLTNLQIDTSNLTPNPTGRISENVNLNSTATAPTQTPFDPTNTGTYNYTFNTDVYDSQGNAHQLNQYFVKDATSNSWTMYTTIDGRNPADPTSTTPLANKLPFKSDGTLDTASMTEGPVAGGMTIAANKTFTLSNWIPAQKNAAGVWGANGATANVAGVNLDMLGTTQYNAASATTAKSQDGFATGELSGLTIDESGNMFANFTNGQDKVIGQVAIANFANLQGLTPIGGTSWKESYASGVPVIGAPDTGTLGQITGGALEDSNVDLTGELVNLIKAQSNYQANAKTISTESTIMQTIIQMT; translated from the coding sequence ATGTCTTTCAATATCGGCCTTAGCGGCCTCTATGCAGCAAACAAGGCCCTGAACGTTACCGGCAACAACATTGCCAACGTTGCCACCACCGGCTTCAAGTCGTCGCGCGCCGAGTTCGCCGACCAGTACTCCAACTCCATTCGCGGCACCAGTGCCGGCAAGAACGTGGTGGGCACTGGCGTGAAGACTGCCGCCGTGTCGCAGATGTTCACCCCGGGCAACATCAATGGCACCGGCCAGGCGCTGGACATGGCCATCGATGGCAACGGCTTCTTCGTGATGAATGACAACGGCTCGAAGATCTACACCCGTGCCGGTGCCTTCTACAGCGACAAGGACGGCTACGTGGTCAGCTCGTCGGGCGCCAACCTGCAAGGTTATGCAGTGGATGCCAACGGCAAGATCATCCAGGGTGTGCTGACCAACCTGCAGATCGACACCTCGAACCTGACGCCGAACCCGACCGGTCGCATCTCCGAGAACGTCAACCTCAACTCCACCGCGACTGCACCCACCCAGACGCCGTTCGATCCGACCAACACCGGCACCTACAACTACACGTTCAATACCGACGTGTACGACAGCCAGGGTAACGCGCACCAACTGAACCAGTACTTCGTCAAGGACGCCACCAGCAACTCCTGGACCATGTACACCACTATCGACGGGCGTAACCCGGCCGACCCGACCTCGACCACGCCGCTGGCCAACAAGCTGCCGTTCAAGTCTGACGGCACCCTGGACACCGCCTCGATGACGGAAGGTCCGGTAGCCGGCGGCATGACCATAGCCGCCAACAAGACCTTCACCCTCAGCAACTGGATCCCGGCACAGAAGAACGCCGCCGGTGTATGGGGTGCCAACGGCGCTACCGCCAACGTTGCCGGGGTGAACCTGGACATGCTCGGTACCACCCAGTACAACGCCGCCTCCGCCACCACCGCGAAGAGCCAGGACGGCTTTGCCACCGGTGAGCTGTCGGGCCTGACCATCGACGAAAGCGGCAACATGTTCGCCAACTTCACCAATGGCCAGGACAAGGTGATCGGCCAGGTGGCTATCGCCAACTTTGCCAACCTGCAGGGCCTGACCCCGATTGGTGGCACCAGCTGGAAAGAGTCCTACGCCTCGGGCGTGCCGGTGATCGGCGCGCCGGACACCGGTACCTTGGGCCAGATTACCGGCGGCGCACTGGAAGACTCCAACGTCGACCTGACCGGCGAACTGGTCAACCTGATCAAGGCGCAGAGCAACTACCAGGCGAACGCCAAGACCATTTCCACCGAAAGCACCATCATGCAGACCATCATCCAGATGACCTGA
- a CDS encoding flagellar basal body rod protein FlgF: MDKLLYVAMTGASQNALAQKAHANNLANISTNGFQRDLEQARSMPVFGDSFPARAFAMTERPATDFSEGPLVETGRDLDVAVTGKGFIAVQAPDGSEAYVRTGSLNIDALGVLRAGNGMPVIGNGGPIAIPPEQKVEVGADGTLSIRSMGEDPRVMAEVDRIKLVNPDTKGLTKGVDGLIHTTSGQPADADVNVRVVAGFLEGSNVNAVEEMTSVLALSRQFELHVKMMNTAKEGDEAMARVLQIG; encoded by the coding sequence GTGGACAAGTTGCTTTATGTGGCCATGACCGGCGCCAGCCAGAACGCGCTGGCGCAAAAGGCCCACGCCAACAACCTGGCGAACATTTCCACCAACGGCTTTCAGCGTGACCTGGAACAGGCGCGTTCGATGCCGGTGTTCGGCGACAGCTTTCCGGCGCGCGCCTTTGCCATGACCGAGCGCCCGGCCACCGACTTCAGTGAAGGCCCGTTGGTCGAGACCGGTCGTGACCTGGATGTTGCCGTGACCGGCAAGGGCTTCATCGCCGTGCAGGCGCCGGACGGCAGCGAAGCCTACGTGCGTACCGGCAGCCTGAACATCGACGCCCTCGGCGTGCTACGTGCGGGCAACGGCATGCCGGTGATCGGCAACGGTGGCCCTATTGCCATCCCGCCGGAGCAGAAGGTTGAGGTCGGCGCCGACGGCACCCTCAGCATTCGCTCCATGGGTGAAGACCCGCGGGTGATGGCCGAGGTCGACCGCATCAAGCTGGTCAACCCGGACACCAAAGGCTTGACCAAAGGCGTGGACGGTCTGATCCACACCACCTCTGGCCAGCCGGCCGACGCCGACGTCAACGTGCGAGTGGTGGCGGGCTTCCTGGAAGGCAGCAACGTCAACGCTGTCGAGGAAATGACCTCGGTGCTGGCGCTGTCCCGCCAGTTCGAGCTGCACGTCAAGATGATGAACACGGCCAAGGAAGGCGACGAAGCCATGGCTCGGGTTTTGCAAATCGGCTAA
- the flgG gene encoding flagellar basal-body rod protein FlgG: protein MLPALWVAKTGLSAQDTNLTVISNNLANVSTTGFKRDRAEFADLLYQIRRQPGAQSTQDSELPSGLQVGTGVRIVGTQKSFVAGSLQTTENPLDMAVNGRGFFQILQPDGTVSYTRDGTFHLNSDGQIVTANGYALEPAVVVPNDAQTFTVGQDGTVSITTAGNPAAQVIGNIQTADFINPAGLQAIGDNLFLETAASGAPQVGTPGLNGFGTTQQQTLENSNVSTVEELVNMITTQRAYEMNSKVISTADQMLSFVTQQL, encoded by the coding sequence ATGCTTCCGGCTCTTTGGGTCGCTAAAACCGGCCTGTCCGCCCAGGACACCAACCTGACGGTCATTTCCAACAACCTGGCCAACGTCTCCACTACCGGCTTCAAGCGTGACCGTGCCGAGTTCGCTGACCTGCTGTACCAGATCCGTCGCCAGCCCGGCGCCCAGTCCACCCAGGACAGCGAGCTGCCTTCGGGCCTGCAGGTCGGTACCGGTGTGCGCATTGTCGGCACCCAGAAGAGCTTCGTCGCCGGCAGCCTGCAGACCACCGAAAACCCGCTGGACATGGCCGTCAACGGCCGTGGTTTCTTCCAGATCCTGCAGCCGGATGGCACGGTGTCGTACACCCGTGACGGCACCTTCCACCTGAACTCCGACGGCCAGATCGTCACCGCCAACGGCTACGCCCTGGAGCCTGCCGTTGTCGTGCCGAACGACGCGCAAACCTTCACCGTCGGCCAGGACGGCACCGTGTCGATCACCACGGCCGGCAACCCTGCAGCGCAGGTGATCGGCAACATCCAGACTGCCGACTTCATCAACCCGGCTGGCCTGCAGGCCATCGGCGACAACCTGTTCCTGGAAACTGCCGCCAGTGGCGCGCCGCAAGTGGGCACCCCGGGCCTGAACGGTTTCGGTACCACCCAGCAGCAGACCCTGGAAAACTCCAACGTCAGCACCGTGGAAGAGCTGGTGAACATGATCACCACCCAGCGCGCCTACGAGATGAACTCCAAGGTCATCTCCACCGCCGACCAGATGCTGTCGTTCGTGACCCAACAGCTCTAA